Proteins from one Phaenicophaeus curvirostris isolate KB17595 chromosome 16, BPBGC_Pcur_1.0, whole genome shotgun sequence genomic window:
- the LOC138727772 gene encoding mucin-17-like — translation MRPPPPPEPRGGPRCGRRLTPPAASLPPGTAGGGTDTSTADTTATAATATASTATPAAATTDTSGAAITATSAAATTATSGAATTVTSAAATTATTVAATVATSGAATTAAATTVTSAAATTATTAAATTAAATTAAATTATTVAATTAAATTAAATTATTVAATIATTAAVATATSGAATSAAAAATATITAATTSPALLGDVGTVTPEPGAAVLPGAAGRLTRGPPAHLPTTVPGSFGQPSGPLGGPGSPPAAGDTALGELPSSPTGQVDDSTPGTTAAGRAPQVFIAEDQPPLLRASILRIPCELVLDMVFTPALQDPASHAHQVLLRDFNRTVAPLFAAVPGFLRLEVTEIREGSVVLAYDALFSAQQAQVPGLVALLDAVLGSVGDRPGLAVGAAPILRHALLERPLDPCAVLFACRAGFTCVAGVAGNATCTSLCHRDYCKNQGICTHAPERAPLCRCPVGSDFWFVGLRCDYRVTRQSLLGTAAGVLLSIVLLGAVAAAVVVRRFKALLLEARAEQTRSSYRRFCRLDDVSAQYWSRSRLPSASSLDNPAFSNSEELLHLQILDNGCCGCREDSGITGSSKHGPVPPARRPSFHYEWDMSSSSVNDPMVDSGKASDISVSSWPMEPTQWVPFPLLHQLSRQRPHRARRPRSYCEGMELGSLERSWTA, via the exons ATGCGGCCGCCGCCACCCCCCGAACCCCGGGGGGGACCCCGCTGCGGGCGG CGCCTGACGCCGCCTGCGGCTTCCCTGCCACCGGGCACTGCGGGTGGTGGCACCGACACCAGCACCGCTGACACCACTGCCACCGCGGCCACTGCCACGGCCAGCACTgccacccctgctgctgccaccactgACACCTCTGGAGCTGCCATCACTGCCACCTCTGCAGCTGCCACCACTGCCACCTCTGGAGCTGCCACCACTGTCACCTCTGCAGCTGCCACCACAGCCACCACTGTAGCTGCCACCGTTGCCACCTCTGGAGCTGCCACCACTGCAGCTGCCACCACTGTCACCTCTGCAGCTGCCACCACAGCCACCACTGCAGCTGCCACCACTGCAGCTGCCACCACTGCCGCTGCCACCACTGCCACCACTGTAGCTGCCACCACTGCAGCTGCCACCACTGCAGCTGCCACCACTGCCACCACTGTAGCTGCCACCATTGCCACCACTGCAGCTGTTGCCACTGCCACCTCTGGAGCTGccacctctgcagctgctgctgccactgccaccaTCACAGCTGCCACCACCAGCCCAGCACTGCTTGGGGACGTGGGGACGGTCACGCCGGAGCCTGGTGCTGCAGTGTTGCCGGGGGCTGCGGGTAGGCTAACGCGGGGACCCCCAGCTCATCTCCCCACCACGGTGCCAGGGTCCTTTGGGCAGCCCTCTGGGCCCCTGGGTGGCCCTGGGTCCCCCCCGGCTGCCGGGGACACCGCTCTGGGCGAGCTGCCGAGCAGCCCCACAGGGCAGGTGGACGACAGCACCCCCGGCACGACGGCAGCgggcagagccccccaggtGTTCATCGCTGAGGATCAGCCGCCCCTGCTcagag CGTCCATCCTGCGCATCCCCTGCGAGCTGGTGCTGGACATGGTGTTCACCCCCGCCCTGCAGGACCCCGCGTCCCACGCTCACCAGGTGCTGCTGCGCGACTTCAACCGCACG GTCGCGCCTCTCTTCGCGGCGGTGCCGGGGTTCCTGCGGCTGGAGGTGACGGAGATCAG GGAGGGCAGTGTGGTGCTGGCGTACGACGCGCTGTTCTCGGCGCAGCAGGCGCAGGTGCCGGGGCTGGTCGCGCTCCTCGACGCCGTGCTGGGCTCCGTGGGCGATCGGCCGGGGCTGGCGGTGGGCGCAGCCCCCATCCTGCGCCACGCGCTGCTGG AGCGGCCGCTGGACCCGTGTGCTGTGCTCTTCGCGTGCCGGGCCGGCTTCACCTGTGTGGCTGGGGTGGCCGGGAACGCCACGTGCACCTCCCTCTGCCACCGTGACTACTGCAAGAACCAGGGCATCTGCACCCACGCGCCGGAGCGCGCGCCGCTGTGCCG GTGCCCGGTCGGCAGCGATTTCTGGTTCGTGGGGCTGCGTTGCGACTACCGGGTGACGCGGCAGAGCCTGCTGGGTACGGCCGCCGGCGTCCTGCTCAGCATCGTCCTCCTGGGCGCTGTCGCCGCCGCCGTCGTCGTCCGACGCTTCAAGGCGCTGCTGCTGGAGGCGCGGGCGGAGCAGACGCGCAGCAG CTACCGGCGGTTCTGCCGGCTGGACGACGTCTCGGCGCAGTACTGGTCGCGCTCCCGGCTGCCCTCGGCCAGCTCCCTCGACAACCCGGCCTTCAGCAACtcggaggagctgctgcacctGCAGATCTTGGACAACGGCTGCTGCGGCTGCCGGGAGGACTCGGGCATCACCGGCAGCTCCAAGCATGGCCCCGTGCCACCCGCCCGCCGGCCCAG CTTCCATTACGAGTGGGACATGAGCTCCAGCAGCGTGAACGATCCCATGGTGGACTCGGGAAAAGCCAGTGACATTTCTGTGTCGAGCTGGCCCATGGAGCCCACGCAGTGGGTGCCCTTTCCCCTCCTGCACCAGCTCTCCCGACAGCGGCCG CACCGGGCCAGGCGGCCCCGCTCGTACTGcgaggggatggagctgggcaGCCTGGAGCGGAGCTGGACAGCCTGA
- the NDUFAB1 gene encoding acyl carrier protein, mitochondrial, translating into MAARALSACARRLLPRPVLPAPPPAALRTLCPPCPPPPPLLLRPRGPGLALPAPPLAPRRPYSELPPLTLDGIRERVLYVLKLYDKIDPEKLTAESHFMKDLGLDSLDQVEIIMAMEDEFGFEIPDGDAEKLMCPQEIVDYIADKKDVYE; encoded by the exons ATGGCCGCCCGCGCCCTCTCGGCCTGCGCCCGCCGCCTGCTCCCGCGGCCCGTCCtgcccgcgccgccgcccgccgcgctCCGCACGCTCTGCCCGCCctgccccccgccgccgccgctgctgctgAGGCCGCGGGGGCCCGGCCTGGCCCTCCCCGCGCCGCCGctcgccccgcgccgcccctaCTCGGAGCTGCCGCCCCTCACCCTGGACGGCATCCGCGAGCGCGTGCTGTACGTGCTCAAGCTGTACGACAAGATCGACCCCGAGAAG CTCACAGCTGAGTCCCACTTCATGAAGGACCTGGGTCTGGACAGCTTGGACCAAGTGGAGATCATCATGGCCATGGAGGACGAGTTCG GATTTGAAATTCCTGATGGAGACGCAGAGAAGTTAATGTGTCCACAAGAAATTGTCGATTACATTGCAGATAAGAAGGATGTTTATGAATAA
- the PALB2 gene encoding partner and localizer of BRCA2 → MEETAGAGGLSGADKEQLREKLALLRWEYSETISRLRRARRAERARGHGQGAAAAAGQQEQSPAGSRDNVSPSVSTCETAQLQTKTCSDLDTEKAASVTFKNVPEFPSDEACQQDSLRAESKQAGWEDQCCGAIRDAPEQKTPRASRSWLKLRRRVKAPVSEKRESVRDEVVKNPVSGTGELRSPVFRRSSFSHSEEHTQRASRPAQGEENSSSPTSEASGAAQDAPGDSIPLGVPEPFPSVLWDPSHVWQPESPGAVAMAGNAEPAQVCLEKGDSPLLDSSGDGGKESSSIKKQSDSDCACEDKGEICRLFDLTSENEVLPADGNKPITDKGKSCEGDHSDTNGFNAFPTDLAVCNAGELLENQQLETESRLLHPEELTAPESALDSCTVVEGLLFPVEYYVRTTRRMSNCQRKVDLDAVILSQLGRSKKGQRSKGKQRDMNSDWPSQERVENDLGSRAVPCPFLGAENDSANASSPQKSLPASSGSSTSLGSVSQNDAAGTERDQRRPQRKQKGRKKSARTPSAHQVSQEGREGLGLMMRERSNLLPNECQSEKEVCEADLEKSSLEDRGFPAAGASGLGEMAVTGAEQPASADPPGGSQVLGKCWEALPEQAQNPLQNSDSLNPRSETFASRVGDLEANFSVRHADKRLAEHLKNQDVQESCRAEQLQAIKAPLRRSLRSSVRRRASQAAGDESKRARSDPVGSEGPAPLGLLAMDPDASSSLFSFRNLQWVAPTLGVQDFHLPDEEFGQLKLEKLESSHVNDLEDFVPQVFGDAVPSKDTWDVQMNPEENSLKSNLISPLKNGLPKAPHLESPASKRELSPHELLFTPVGTVPASAPTQPESQISSSIFPVVGATPAVLPPVRSEIFPSLPSVPPSQAIPPSSKGASSWVADNGEYKDAAIPLHVGSGGAGSARREEEQGTAFPVGAETGPDNKSGEAVALEKQQQSESEQQGTIRASPAQKKDAAEQSTPVLLNSLTEESLQLLSKLKDSSSSCAVDVSAVWWETAGSPELCVVTACESSVSLWKPLASNGWGKVYTWQFGEIPVIQIVPLPDTCNLVCIALGDLEIGEIRLLLYSSENDSFKQSLVRTGNIKAVLGLKDRRLVSSSRTVCEQQVEVVSLSETGRSRDGRTLMPPEDTVLAFAEVEGLRDALVGTTAVNDVIVWNLQTGQLLKKMQLGYSYPASICHRAYSDSGLLFVVLSHPHAKESESCGNPAFRVVVFNPKTARSTGVMSSSLPAGHAGRYLEGDVKDACAAAVLTSGAVAVWDLLLGRCTALLPPGPQGDWALARWATTTACLLAGQRDGTVCLYRYRQP, encoded by the exons ATGGAGGAGACGGCGGGGGCGGGCGGCCTCAGCGGCGCCGACAAGGAGCAG CTGCGGGAGAAGCTGGCGCTGCTGCGGTGGGAGTACAGCGAGACCATCAGCCGGCTGCGG CGGGCACGGAGAGCGGAGCGGGCCCGGGGTCACGGCCAGGGAGCGGCTGCAGCGGCcgggcagcaggagcagagccccGCAG GTTCCAGGGATAACGTATCTCCCAGCGTATCAACGTGTGAAACCGCTCAGCTGCAGACTAAAACCTGCTCTGATCTTGACACAGAGAAGGCGGCATCTGTCACGTTTAAAAACGTTCCTGAATTCCCCAGCGATGAAGCTTGCCAGCAGGACAGCTTGCGGGCAGAAAGCAAACAGGCTGGCTGGGAAGACCAGTGCTGTGGAGCCATTAGGGATGCTCCAGAGCAGAAAACACCCCGAGCCTCCAGAAGCTGGCTGAAGCTGAGGAGACGGGTGAAGGCTCCGGTATCAGAGAAGAGGGAGTCGGTGCGTGATGAAGTGGTGAAAAATCCAGTTTCTGGTACAGGGGAACTGCGATCACCGGTCTTCAGGCGGAGCAGCTTCTCGCACAGTGAAGAACACACTCAGAGAGCATCCAGACCTGCGCAGGGGGAAGAAAACAGTTCCTCTCCTACCAGTGAGGCATCAGGAGCTGCACAAGATGCCCCTGGCGACAGCATCCCTCTGGGAGTCCCCGAGCCGTTCCCATCTGTGCTGTGGGACCCCAGCCACGTCTGGCAGCCTGAGTCCCCAGGTGCTGTGGCCATGGCTGGTAACGCCGAGCCTGCACAGGTGTGCTTAGAGAAAGGTGACTCTCCTTTACTGGACAGCAGTGGTGACGGAGGAAAGGAGTCTTCCAGCATAAAAAAACAGTCAGACAGTGACTGCGCATGTGAGGATAAGGGAGAAATATGCAGGCTCTTCGATTTAACGTCGGAAAATGAAGTATTGCCTGCTGATGGAAACAAACCTATaactgacaagggcaaaagctGTGAAGGAGATCATAGTGATACTAATGGCTTCAATGCCTTTCCTACAGATCTTGCTGTGTGCAATGCTGGAGAACTCTTGGAGAACCAGCAGCTTGAAACTGAGTCAAGACTTCTTCATCCAGAGGAGTTGACAGCTCCTGAAAGTGCACTGGACTCTTGCACGGTGGTCGAAGGGCTTCTCTTCCCGGTTGAATACTATGTCAGGACAACCCGGCGCATGTCCAACTGCCAGAGGAAGGTGGACCTCGATGCTGTGATCCTCAGCCAGCTGGGCAGAAGCAAGAAAGGTCAGCGCAGTAAAGGCAAACAGAGAGATATGAACTCAGACTGGCCCTCCCAGGAGAGAGTCGAAAATGACTTGGGGTCAAGAGCTGTGCCATGCCCATTTCTTGGTGCAGAAAACGACTCAGCAAATGCAAGTAGTCCTCAGAAATCTCTTCCTGCGTCCAGCGGGAGCAGCACTTCACTGGGATCTGTTTCCCAAAACGATGCTGCTGGCACGGAGCGAGATCAGAGACGGCCTCAGAGGAAACAAAAGGGCAGAAAGAAGTCTGCCCGCACACCCTCTGCACATCAGGTGTcacaggaaggcagagagggTTTGGGTCTCATGATGAGGGAAAGGAGCAATCTTCTGCCAAATGAGTGCCAGAGTGAAAAGGAAGTCTGTGAGGCTGATCTTGAAAAATCATCTTTGGAGGATCGAGGGTTCCCTGCGGCTGGAGCTTCAGGGTTGGGAGAGATGGCGGTGACTGGTGCTGAACAGCCAGCGAGTGCCGACCCTCCTGGAGGGAGCCAAGTGCTTGGGAAATGCTGGGAGGCTCTGCCAGAACAGGCTCAAAACCCACTGCAGAACAGCGATTCCCTGAACCCACGAAGTGAAACTTTTGCCAGCCGTGTAGGAGACCTGGAAGCCAACTTCAGTGTGCGTCATGCAGATAAACGTCTGGCGGAGCACCTTAAGAACCAGGACGTGCAAGAATCCTGCAGGGCTGAGCAGCTTCAAGCCATTAAGGCTCCTCTGCGCCGTTCCCTGCGTTCCTCTGTGAGACGGAGAGCCAGCCAAGCCGCGGGAG ATGAAAGCAAAAGAGCACGGAGCGATCCAGTAGGTTCAGAGGGTCCTGCTCCTCTTGGCCTCCTTGCGATGGACCCCGATGCCAGCagctctctcttctcctttcgCAACCTGCAGTGGGTGGCCCCCACCCTGGGTGTCCAAGACTTTCATTTACCGGATGAGGAATTCGGACAACTGAAACTTGAGAAACTGGAATCCTCCCATGTGAATGACTTGGAGGACTTTGTTCCGCAGGTGTTCGGAGATGCTGTGCCTTCTAAGGACACGTGGGATGTACAGATGAATCCAGAAGAGAACAGTCTCAAAAGTAACTTGATTTCACCTCTCAAAAATGGACTGCCCAAGGCACCCCACTTGGAAAGCCCTGCTTCCAAAAGGGAACTATCCCCCCATGAGCTGCTCTTCACTCCCGTGGGGACTGTCCCGGCCAGTGCTCCTACTCAGCCTGAGTCTCAGATCTCCTCATCCATTTTCCCTGTTGTGGGTGCAACCCCAGCTGTTTTACCACCAGTACGCAGTGAGATCTTCCCCAGTTTGCCTTCCGTACCTCCCTCACAAGCGATCCCGCCTTCCTCCAAAGGAGCATCTTCCTGGGTCGCGGACAACGGGGAATACAAAGACGCTGCCATTCCACTGCACGTGGGCAGTGGTGGTGCAGGATCTGCtagaagagaagaggaacaagGTACAGCATTTCCTGTAGGAGCTGAAACGGGTCCGGACAATAAATCTGGTGAGGCTGTGGccttggagaagcagcagcagtcagAGAGCGAACAGCAGGGAACCATCAGAGCTTCTCCTGCACAG AAAAAAGATGCAGCAGAACAGTCGACTCCAGTACTGCTTAACAGTCTGACAGAGGAGAGCTTGCAGCTGCTATCAAAGCTAAAG GATTCCTCCAGTTCCTGCGCTGTGGATGTGAGTGCGGTGTGGTGGGAGACGGCTGGCAGCCCGGAGCTGTGTGTGGTGACAGCTTGCGAGAGCTCCGTGTCCCTCTGGAAACCTCTGGCGTCCAATGGCTGGGGAAAGGTCTACACTTGGCAGTTCGGAGAG ATTCCTGTGATACAGATTGTACCTCTGCCGGACACCTGTAACCTTGTGTGTATAGCACTGGGAGATCTGGAGATTGGAGAAATAAG GCTCTTGCTTTATTCTTCTGAGAATGACTCCTTCAAGCAATCCCTAGTGAGAACTGGCAATATAAAAGCTGTTCTTGGGCTGAAGGACAGGCGGCtggtcagcagcagcaggaccgTATGCGAGCAGCAAGTGGAAGTTGTCTCACTTTCAGAGACAGGAAG gagcagggatggacgGACATTGATGCCCCCTGAAGACACCGTTCTAGCTTTTGCTGAAGTAGAAGGACTGCGAGACGCCTTGGTTGGCACCACCGCTGTGAACGACGTCATTGTATG GAACCTGCAAACAGGCCAGCTCCTGAAGAAGATGCAGCTTGGTTATTCCTACCCAGCTTCCATCTGCCACCGAGCATATTCCGACTCT GGCCTGCTGTTTGTTGTTCTAAGCCATCCACATGCCAAAGAGAGCGAGTCCTGCGGAAACCCTGCTTTCCGTGTGGTAGTGTTCAACCCCAAAACAGCCAGGAGCACGGGAGTGAtgtcctcctccctccccgccgGGCATGCTGGAAG GTACCTGGAGGGCGACGTGAAGGATGCTTGTGCGGCTGCGGTGCTGACGTCGGGAGCCGTGGCAGTGTGGGACCTGCTGCTGGGGCGCTGCACGGCGCTGCTGCCCCCGGGCCCGCAGGGTGACTGGGCTCTGGCGCGCTGGGCCACCACCACCGCCTGCCTGCTGGCCGGCCAGCGGGACGGGACTGTCTGCCTGTACCGGTACCGGCAGCCCTAG
- the DCTN5 gene encoding dynactin subunit 5 yields the protein MELSEMLYNKSEYIETASGNKVSRQSVLCGSQNIVLNGKTIVMNDCIIRGDLANVRVGRHCVVKSRSVIRPPFKKFSKGVAFFPLHIGDHVFIEEDCVVNAAQIGSYVHIGKNCVIGRRCVLKDCCKILDNTVLPPETVVPPFTVFSGCPGLFSGELPECTQELMIDVTKSYYQKFLPLTQVASARA from the exons atggaGCTGAGCGAGATGCTGTACAACAAGTCCGAGTACATCGAGACg GCGTCCGGCAATAAGGTGAGCCGGCAGTCGGTGCTGTGCGGCAGCCAGAACATCGTTCTCAACGGGAAG ACAATAGTCATGAATGACTGCATCATTCGTGGTGACCTGGCAAACGTGCGGGTCGGGCGGCACTGCGTGGTGAAGAGCCGCAGCGTCATCAGACCACCCTTCAAGAAGTTCAGCAAAGG GGTGgctttcttccctctccacATCGGTGACCACGTCTTCATAGAGGAGGATTGTGTCGTCAACGCTGCCCAGATCGGCTCCTATGTCCACATAGGCAAAAACTGTGTCATC GGTCGCAGGTGCGTTCTGAAAGACTGCTGCAAAATCCTAGACAACACCGTGCTGCCTCCTGAAACGGTGGTGCCGCCTTTCACAGTCTTCTCCGGCTGCCCAG GACTCTTCTCCGGGGAGCTCCCAGAATGCACCCAGGAACTCATGATTGATGTTACAAAGAGCTACTACCAGAAGTTCTTGCCGCTCACACAG Gtggcctctgccagggcctag